Proteins encoded in a region of the Chitinimonas sp. BJYL2 genome:
- a CDS encoding response regulator transcription factor — translation MRLLLIEDEAALRSSLKRQLEADGYRVDEAADGEDGLYQASEYPVDLVVVDLGLPKLSGLSVVEKLRADGRTLPILILTARGSWQDKVKGLEAGADDYLVKPFEYPELAARIKALLRRSLKASSDVMRFGTLAIDFSAQQVRLEQVAVDLTAFEYRMLEYLVRERARVVSKQELSDYLYPHDEDRDSNVLEVLIGRLRRKLDPDGSLAPIETLRGRGYRFVLA, via the coding sequence ATGCGATTGTTGCTGATTGAAGACGAAGCCGCACTCCGTAGCAGCCTCAAGCGTCAGCTTGAAGCGGACGGATACCGGGTAGACGAGGCGGCAGATGGGGAAGATGGCCTGTACCAGGCCAGTGAGTACCCGGTGGATCTGGTGGTGGTGGATCTGGGCCTGCCCAAGCTGAGCGGTTTGTCCGTTGTCGAAAAACTGCGTGCCGACGGACGCACCCTGCCCATCCTGATTCTGACGGCCCGTGGTAGCTGGCAGGACAAGGTCAAGGGGCTGGAGGCGGGTGCCGACGATTATCTGGTCAAACCGTTCGAATACCCCGAGCTGGCCGCCCGCATCAAGGCCTTGTTGCGCCGCTCGCTCAAGGCCAGTTCCGATGTGATGAGGTTTGGCACACTGGCCATCGACTTTTCGGCGCAGCAGGTCAGGCTGGAGCAGGTGGCGGTTGATCTGACGGCGTTTGAATACCGCATGCTCGAATACCTGGTGCGCGAGCGTGCCCGGGTGGTCAGCAAGCAAGAGCTGTCAGACTACCTGTACCCGCACGATGAAGACCGCGACAGCAATGTGCTGGAAGTGCTGATCGGCCGTTTGCGCCGCAAGCTGGACCCCGATGGCAGTCTGGCGCCCATTGAAACCCTGCGCGGCCGCGGCTACCGCTTCGTACTCGCATGA